In Lachnospiraceae bacterium, one DNA window encodes the following:
- the dnaX gene encoding DNA polymerase III subunit gamma/tau: protein MSYTALYRKWRPVSFEDVKGQDPIVQTLKNQITSERIGHAYLFCGTRGTGKTSIAKIYARAVNCEHPVDGSPCNECASCKSILAGTSMNVVEIDAASNNGVENIRDIREQVQYPPTEGKYRVYIIDEVHMLSIGAFNALLKTLEEPPSYVIFILATTEVHKIPITILSRCQRYDFKRISLETIAGRLRQLTEAEHIETEDKALMYIAKAADGSLRDALSLLDQCVAFHYGKLLTYENVLDVLGAVDSGVFSSMFNAVIEGRTKDCITQLEEIVIQGRELGQFVTDFIWYLRNLLLVQSTDDAEGLLDMSEENLKQLKEDSTKTDGNTLMRYIRVLSELSNQLRYASQKRVMVEVALIKLTRPSMEPDMDSVLQRLKQLEAAVEDLEAGGFMPKAGMPPQVGMLPANAGMQGAQPKMAAIPVQAAGTPGVPSGNASEAAGIVPPNQVSLPPAQLEDLNLIRNEWAKIIRSAGGSARACFRDTVVEPGGEGCLTIVFLDSMSYDMGRRPTVIGQLEQLVQDNYGKSIYFKTRLAGRGERLDTIYVTKEDLEDKIHMDITYED, encoded by the coding sequence ATGTCGTATACGGCATTATATAGAAAATGGCGTCCTGTCTCTTTTGAAGATGTAAAGGGACAGGACCCTATTGTCCAGACCTTAAAAAACCAGATAACATCAGAGCGCATTGGCCATGCATACCTGTTTTGCGGGACAAGAGGTACTGGTAAGACCAGTATTGCGAAAATATATGCAAGAGCGGTCAACTGTGAGCATCCGGTAGACGGAAGCCCCTGTAATGAATGTGCCTCCTGTAAGTCCATTTTAGCAGGCACCTCCATGAACGTAGTGGAGATCGATGCGGCTTCCAATAATGGCGTGGAAAATATCCGTGATATCAGGGAACAGGTGCAGTATCCGCCTACAGAAGGAAAATACAGAGTCTATATCATCGATGAGGTACACATGTTATCCATTGGTGCATTTAATGCTTTATTAAAGACTCTGGAAGAGCCGCCATCTTATGTGATCTTCATACTGGCAACGACTGAAGTCCATAAAATCCCAATCACCATTCTTTCCAGGTGCCAAAGATACGATTTTAAGAGGATTTCCCTGGAGACCATTGCAGGAAGACTTCGCCAGCTGACAGAAGCGGAGCACATTGAGACCGAAGATAAGGCCCTTATGTACATTGCCAAGGCAGCAGATGGTTCCCTGCGAGATGCCCTAAGCCTTTTGGACCAGTGCGTAGCTTTCCACTATGGAAAACTTCTGACTTATGAAAATGTACTGGATGTCCTTGGGGCAGTAGATTCCGGTGTGTTCAGCAGCATGTTCAATGCTGTGATCGAAGGACGTACTAAAGACTGTATTACACAGTTGGAGGAGATCGTGATCCAGGGCCGTGAATTAGGCCAGTTTGTCACTGATTTTATCTGGTATCTGCGAAATCTGCTGCTAGTCCAGAGCACAGATGATGCAGAAGGCCTTTTGGACATGTCAGAAGAAAATTTAAAACAGTTAAAAGAAGATTCCACAAAAACAGATGGAAATACATTGATGCGCTATATCCGTGTGCTTTCTGAGCTTTCCAACCAGCTGCGTTATGCCAGCCAGAAGCGTGTTATGGTGGAAGTTGCCCTGATCAAGCTGACCAGACCGTCTATGGAGCCGGATATGGATTCTGTTCTCCAGCGGTTAAAGCAGTTAGAGGCAGCTGTAGAAGATCTGGAGGCAGGTGGATTTATGCCAAAAGCAGGTATGCCGCCCCAGGTGGGAATGTTACCGGCAAATGCAGGTATGCAGGGAGCGCAGCCCAAAATGGCAGCTATCCCGGTGCAGGCAGCAGGCACGCCGGGTGTTCCATCAGGAAATGCTTCTGAAGCAGCAGGCATTGTCCCGCCAAACCAGGTCAGTCTTCCACCGGCCCAGTTAGAGGACTTAAATCTTATCAGAAATGAATGGGCGAAGATCATACGGAGCGCAGGAGGCAGTGCAAGAGCCTGCTTCAGGGATACAGTGGTAGAACCTGGTGGAGAAGGCTGTCTTACCATTGTATTTCTTGACTCTATGAGCTATGATATGGGAAGGCGTCCTACTGTAATAGGCCAGTTAGAACAGCTGGTCCAGGATAATTATGGAAAATCCATTTATTTTAAGACCCGGCTGGCCGGACGTGGAGAGCGCTTAGATACCATATACGTTACAAAAGAAGACTTAGAAGATAAGATCCATATGGATATTACGTATGAAGATTAA
- a CDS encoding 6-phosphofructokinase, with translation MRRIGILTSGGDCQALNATMRGVAKSLYNMLDDVEIIGFEDGYKGLMYADYQIMKPADFSGILTQGGTILGTSRQPFKQMRLPDENGLDKVEAMKHTYKKLKLSCLVVLGGNGSQKTANMLSEEGLNVVSLPKTIDNDLWGTDMTFGFQSAVDVATNAIDCIHTTAASHGRVFIVEVMGHKVGWLTLYAGLAGGADIILLPEVPYDIQVVCDAITKRTKAGKRFSILAVAEGAISKEDAAMSKKELKEKKKSGVVYPSVAYEIGARIQEVTGSEVRVTVPGHMQRGGEPCPYDRVLATRLGAAAAELIINEEYGYMAAVKNNEITKVPLSEVAGKLKTVDPDCSMIREAKRIGISFGDE, from the coding sequence ATGAGAAGAATAGGTATCTTAACAAGCGGCGGTGATTGCCAGGCATTAAATGCGACTATGCGAGGTGTGGCAAAGTCCCTGTACAATATGCTGGATGATGTGGAGATCATCGGATTTGAAGACGGATATAAAGGCCTTATGTATGCAGATTATCAGATTATGAAACCAGCGGATTTTTCCGGTATCCTTACTCAGGGCGGAACCATTCTGGGAACATCCCGACAGCCATTTAAACAGATGCGCCTTCCGGATGAGAATGGCCTGGATAAGGTTGAAGCCATGAAACATACCTATAAGAAACTGAAATTAAGCTGTCTGGTGGTATTAGGCGGAAACGGAAGCCAGAAGACTGCCAATATGCTCAGCGAGGAAGGCTTAAATGTAGTATCTCTTCCAAAGACCATTGATAATGACCTTTGGGGAACAGATATGACCTTCGGATTCCAGAGCGCAGTAGATGTGGCAACCAATGCCATTGACTGTATCCATACAACAGCCGCTTCCCACGGAAGAGTTTTTATTGTAGAAGTTATGGGACATAAAGTTGGCTGGCTTACCTTATATGCAGGACTTGCAGGCGGTGCGGATATTATCCTTCTTCCAGAGGTACCCTATGATATTCAGGTAGTCTGCGATGCCATTACAAAGCGGACTAAAGCCGGAAAACGTTTTTCTATTCTTGCAGTGGCAGAGGGGGCTATTTCCAAAGAAGATGCTGCCATGTCTAAAAAGGAATTAAAAGAAAAGAAGAAAAGCGGCGTTGTCTATCCGTCTGTTGCATACGAGATCGGAGCACGCATTCAGGAAGTTACAGGCAGTGAAGTGAGAGTCACCGTTCCGGGCCATATGCAGCGGGGCGGAGAACCGTGTCCATATGACCGTGTGCTGGCAACCAGACTGGGCGCTGCAGCGGCAGAGCTTATTATAAATGAAGAATACGGCTATATGGCAGCTGTAAAGAATAATGAGATCACCAAAGTACCATTATCCGAAGTGGCCGGAAAATTAAAGACTGTAGATCCGGACTGCTCCATGATCAGGGAAGCAAAACGGATCGGTATCAGCTTTGGTGATGAGTAA
- a CDS encoding MATE family efflux transporter produces MNHTKEKHDQYYEMAHSPISHIIPKLAAPTIVSMLISSIYNMADTFFVSQLGTSASGAVGVIFSAMAIIQALAFMIGMGSGNYMTRSLGAGKRELAEQIVSIAFFTGIIMGLVITVSATFNIHKIVLLLGATETIAPYAKAYAQYIFIAAPFMICSFIMNNLLRFQGKASYAMVGITIGGLLNIALDPLFIFTLGMGTAGAALATGLSQFISFCILLWMCNHQESCISISIRKFRPKLAIYREIIYGGIPSLGRQGIASVATILLNFMCQPYGDAAIAAMSIVSRFMFFINSVIIGFGQGFQPVCSYCFGAGLYNRVKKACWFCIRISTIILLVLSVICFPASHAIISLFRRNDPVVIEIGTLALRMQLLTLPLQGTVIMGNMMPQSIGYGFRATLVSTARQGIFLIPLLIILTLSLGLLGIQCAQPLADIATFLLALFVIRGIFKEFPEDVSSSAAQ; encoded by the coding sequence ATGAATCATACAAAAGAAAAACATGACCAGTATTATGAAATGGCCCATTCTCCTATCAGCCACATTATACCAAAGCTTGCGGCACCGACCATTGTCAGTATGCTGATCAGCTCTATTTACAACATGGCTGATACATTTTTTGTAAGCCAGTTAGGCACCAGTGCTTCCGGTGCTGTAGGCGTTATCTTTTCTGCCATGGCCATTATCCAGGCACTGGCATTTATGATCGGAATGGGAAGCGGCAATTACATGACCCGTTCTTTAGGCGCCGGTAAGCGGGAACTGGCAGAACAGATCGTTTCCATTGCCTTTTTTACCGGTATCATCATGGGACTGGTGATCACTGTTTCCGCTACCTTTAATATCCACAAAATCGTCCTGCTTTTAGGCGCAACAGAAACCATTGCCCCTTATGCTAAAGCCTATGCACAGTATATTTTTATTGCAGCGCCATTTATGATCTGCTCTTTCATCATGAACAATCTGCTGCGCTTTCAGGGGAAGGCTTCTTATGCCATGGTTGGTATTACCATCGGCGGTCTTTTAAATATCGCCCTGGATCCGCTGTTTATCTTTACCCTTGGAATGGGTACTGCCGGAGCTGCTTTAGCTACAGGACTTTCCCAGTTTATCAGCTTCTGCATCCTTTTATGGATGTGCAATCATCAGGAAAGCTGTATTTCTATCAGCATACGCAAATTCCGCCCGAAACTGGCTATTTACCGTGAGATCATTTACGGCGGCATCCCATCTTTGGGACGTCAGGGAATTGCCAGCGTGGCAACCATCCTTTTAAACTTTATGTGCCAGCCTTACGGGGATGCAGCCATTGCAGCCATGTCCATTGTCAGCCGCTTTATGTTCTTTATCAACTCCGTTATCATAGGCTTTGGTCAGGGCTTCCAGCCGGTTTGCAGCTACTGCTTCGGCGCTGGGCTTTATAACCGTGTGAAGAAAGCCTGCTGGTTCTGTATCCGCATAAGTACCATTATCCTTCTGGTGCTCAGTGTGATCTGTTTCCCGGCATCCCACGCTATCATCTCCCTGTTCCGCCGCAACGATCCGGTGGTTATTGAGATCGGAACACTGGCACTGCGGATGCAGCTGCTCACTCTTCCCCTTCAGGGTACTGTGATCATGGGTAATATGATGCCTCAGTCCATTGGGTATGGTTTCAGGGCAACTTTGGTATCTACCGCCCGTCAGGGGATTTTCCTGATTCCGCTGCTTATAATTCTGACTTTATCCTTAGGACTTCTGGGAATCCAGTGTGCCCAGCCACTGGCAGATATTGCCACTTTTTTACTGGCACTTTTTGTGATCCGGGGTATTTTTAAGGAGTTCCCGGAAGATGTTTCTTCTTCCGCAGCTCAGTAA
- the tadA gene encoding tRNA adenosine(34) deaminase TadA, with translation MDEATQKELATRQRRWEARNEKRRLKALEEEAKAAKIKAEDEKYMKEAIKQAKKAAKIGDVPIGCVLVKDGQIIARGYNRRNADKTVLSHAEVTSIKKACKKEGDWRLEDCTLYVTLEPCPMCAGAIVQARIPRVVIGSMNSKAGCAGSVLNLLKEPGFNHQAQIVTGILEEECSEMMSGFFTELRKKKHLPGTP, from the coding sequence ATGGATGAAGCCACCCAGAAAGAACTTGCCACCAGACAGCGCCGCTGGGAAGCAAGAAATGAAAAACGCCGCCTGAAAGCTTTAGAAGAAGAGGCGAAAGCTGCAAAAATTAAAGCTGAAGACGAAAAATATATGAAAGAAGCCATTAAGCAGGCAAAAAAAGCAGCCAAAATAGGAGATGTTCCCATTGGTTGTGTCCTTGTAAAAGATGGACAGATCATTGCAAGAGGCTATAACCGGAGAAACGCAGATAAAACGGTTCTTTCCCACGCTGAGGTCACTTCCATTAAAAAAGCCTGTAAAAAAGAAGGGGACTGGCGTCTGGAAGATTGTACACTGTACGTGACTTTGGAACCATGTCCCATGTGCGCCGGTGCTATTGTCCAGGCGAGAATACCAAGAGTGGTCATTGGCTCCATGAACAGCAAAGCAGGCTGTGCCGGTTCTGTTCTCAATTTATTAAAAGAGCCTGGTTTCAATCACCAGGCTCAGATCGTTACAGGAATATTAGAAGAAGAATGTTCAGAAATGATGTCAGGCTTTTTTACTGAGCTGCGGAAGAAGAAACATCTTCCGGGAACTCCTTAA
- a CDS encoding DUF6128 domain-containing protein, which yields MTGYRRLISYIYAYEGEEKGKNIGFVKLESRNGQCRLSVNVKKIYAGGNDIGVYLIASGQEIPLGNIFIRNGCGEFRTIINVENVMGTGNSLDSYIGLVIHEKGEEWRVYKTVWEDAVAQAAELELAEAAEKKPDDTQERDKRLKKQIEELNREIDEAAKVGDNIAEKENVEKESAAKGNAAEDTAPAASGAPQNTSEPKLLQQLQPSGDPPKQPSAAQSPQPSADQWVQPPADWQSQPPADQLAQPPADRNSQPPTDQQPQSPQSSSSPFIQSTQQEEIPLGDPKALEHLDAEEEKWGPEVLWDRFRKHYPKMQAFDSPGTAEILTIRPQDIGLLPRENWGYGNNSFLLHGYYNYRYLIFARVGDEKHTRARYILGVPGHYYSNEKYMASMFGFPHFVLAKTQPAQDGRFGYWYADVRMENVE from the coding sequence ATGACAGGTTATCGCAGGTTAATATCGTATATTTATGCTTATGAAGGAGAAGAAAAGGGAAAAAATATCGGTTTTGTAAAGCTGGAGTCCAGAAACGGCCAGTGCCGCCTTAGTGTAAACGTAAAAAAGATATATGCAGGGGGAAATGATATTGGTGTTTATCTGATCGCTTCAGGTCAGGAGATCCCTTTGGGAAATATCTTTATAAGAAATGGCTGTGGCGAGTTCCGCACCATTATAAATGTGGAAAATGTAATGGGGACAGGCAATTCCCTGGATAGCTACATTGGTCTGGTCATTCATGAAAAAGGGGAAGAATGGCGTGTATACAAGACGGTCTGGGAAGATGCAGTGGCTCAGGCGGCAGAGTTGGAGCTGGCAGAGGCAGCGGAAAAAAAGCCGGATGATACACAGGAACGGGATAAACGGCTGAAAAAGCAGATTGAAGAGCTGAACCGGGAGATCGATGAGGCGGCGAAAGTGGGTGATAATATAGCGGAAAAGGAAAATGTGGAAAAGGAAAGTGCGGCAAAGGGAAATGCGGCAGAAGATACAGCACCAGCAGCATCCGGGGCACCGCAAAATACATCTGAACCGAAGCTTCTGCAGCAATTACAGCCGTCTGGAGACCCGCCTAAGCAACCATCCGCAGCCCAGTCACCACAACCATCCGCAGATCAGTGGGTGCAGCCACCCGCAGATTGGCAGTCCCAGCCACCCGCAGACCAGCTGGCCCAGCCGCCCGCAGATCGAAACTCCCAGCCACCCACAGACCAGCAGCCACAGTCACCCCAGTCTTCGTCCAGCCCATTTATCCAAAGCACACAGCAGGAAGAAATCCCCCTTGGCGATCCAAAAGCCTTAGAACATCTGGACGCAGAAGAAGAAAAATGGGGTCCGGAGGTGCTTTGGGACCGTTTCCGGAAACATTATCCCAAAATGCAGGCTTTTGACAGTCCGGGAACTGCTGAAATACTTACGATCCGTCCTCAGGATATCGGGCTTCTTCCAAGAGAAAACTGGGGATACGGCAACAATAGTTTTCTCCTTCACGGCTATTATAACTACCGCTATCTGATATTTGCCAGAGTAGGTGATGAAAAACATACCAGAGCACGTTACATACTGGGAGTTCCCGGTCATTACTACAGCAATGAAAAATATATGGCATCTATGTTCGGCTTTCCGCATTTTGTCCTCGCAAAGACTCAGCCGGCCCAGGACGGTCGTTTTGGCTACTGGTATGCGGACGTAAGGATGGAGAATGTGGAGTAA
- a CDS encoding GerMN domain-containing protein: MKKWLLGLLTAMMAVSLAACTPTTEKQKETKSAAEAQTQMEAQTTGGASDKVPDPNVAPVAIISIYHKGDGDSLVQDMDSLDSDELDPQALVNKMMEYGIFTEGTEVLDFNITGEDDNKTAVLNLNQAENNEGVSDNAFLVEIGNTFVENFELSKLTLQVNGKDLAGAADLSYEADYENVD; this comes from the coding sequence ATGAAAAAATGGTTATTAGGTCTGCTGACAGCTATGATGGCAGTTTCACTGGCTGCATGTACACCGACCACTGAAAAACAGAAAGAAACAAAATCAGCTGCAGAAGCGCAGACACAGATGGAAGCACAGACTACTGGCGGTGCCAGTGATAAAGTACCGGATCCAAACGTAGCTCCGGTTGCTATTATTTCTATATATCACAAGGGTGACGGTGACAGCCTTGTCCAGGATATGGATTCCCTGGACAGTGATGAACTGGATCCGCAAGCTTTAGTAAATAAGATGATGGAGTACGGTATCTTTACAGAAGGAACTGAGGTTTTGGATTTCAACATTACCGGTGAAGATGACAACAAGACAGCTGTCTTAAATCTGAACCAGGCAGAAAATAACGAAGGCGTTTCTGATAATGCATTTCTGGTAGAAATTGGAAATACCTTTGTAGAAAATTTTGAATTATCCAAGCTGACTCTTCAGGTAAACGGAAAAGACCTGGCAGGTGCGGCAGATCTTTCTTATGAAGCTGATTATGAAAATGTAGACTGA
- a CDS encoding MarR family winged helix-turn-helix transcriptional regulator, translated as MCTWIKYDTICKKLFRNVKGKNVGTYDTLNDVLVNLFRDINSIEEKAIASQEYQDLTNNDMHVINAIGIGTTKNMSSIAKELSVTVGTLTISMNSLVKKGYVIRCRSTQDRRVVHISLSEKGVKAYYHHKHFHEQMIQGVVGVLTEEELQALIKALTKLNSWFRSFGENE; from the coding sequence TTGTGTACATGGATAAAATACGATACAATCTGTAAGAAGCTTTTTAGAAACGTGAAAGGGAAGAATGTGGGAACCTACGATACACTGAATGATGTACTTGTGAACCTGTTTCGGGATATCAATAGTATAGAAGAGAAAGCGATAGCCAGTCAGGAATATCAGGATCTGACCAATAACGATATGCATGTGATCAATGCTATCGGGATCGGTACAACTAAAAATATGTCATCCATTGCAAAGGAATTGTCAGTGACCGTGGGTACGCTGACTATTTCTATGAACAGCCTTGTGAAAAAAGGCTATGTGATCCGGTGCCGCAGTACACAGGATCGACGGGTAGTTCATATCTCTCTTTCAGAAAAAGGTGTCAAAGCATATTATCACCATAAACATTTCCATGAACAGATGATCCAGGGAGTGGTTGGTGTGCTGACAGAAGAGGAACTTCAGGCGCTGATCAAAGCACTGACAAAGTTAAATTCCTGGTTCAGAAGCTTTGGCGAGAACGAATAA
- the murD gene encoding UDP-N-acetylmuramoyl-L-alanine--D-glutamate ligase — MIERIIPWVKGKKVLILGFGREGKSTWNVLKKLDCCALVDVADMAHPKEKPEGIGKWTAGEDYQKCLNDYDVVFKSPGVVLEKPVKEYTSQILSQTELFFQCFRDQIIGITGTKGKSTITTLIYHLLKEAGMDTILVGNIGIPVFDHMEEVGPDTRIVCELSCHQLEYMTVSPHIAILTNLHEEHLDHYGTLEKYVQAKRHIYSNQKEGDVLVCNVQCLPKKGTCTSKLIAAKPSFEETLFEIPGVSGQEAVLPEQIDIWKKMEIIQENDGTKASYDGHFIKIPTDQIRLLGQHNYFDIGIAYAVCSLLKIEDTVFINGLKSYQPLPHRLQPLGEKDGIKYYDDSISTICETTIQALNTLKDVDTVLIGGMDRGIDYSELINFLSGHKVPHIILMEATGKRILEEILNGYPDFQDKDRLVLTDHLEDAVAKAKELTRPGHSCLMSPAAASYGIFKNFEERGEVFARLVSGSDKLM, encoded by the coding sequence ATGATCGAAAGAATAATTCCCTGGGTAAAGGGAAAAAAGGTACTGATACTGGGGTTTGGACGTGAAGGTAAATCTACCTGGAATGTGTTAAAAAAGCTGGATTGCTGTGCCCTTGTAGATGTGGCAGATATGGCACATCCTAAAGAAAAGCCGGAAGGTATTGGCAAATGGACTGCAGGTGAGGACTATCAGAAATGCTTAAACGACTATGATGTGGTATTTAAAAGTCCGGGTGTAGTCCTTGAAAAGCCGGTTAAGGAGTATACCAGCCAGATATTATCCCAGACAGAGCTGTTTTTCCAGTGCTTCAGGGACCAGATCATCGGAATTACCGGAACTAAGGGAAAAAGCACTATTACCACTCTGATCTATCATCTGTTAAAAGAAGCGGGAATGGATACCATTCTGGTTGGAAATATCGGTATCCCGGTATTTGACCATATGGAAGAAGTGGGACCGGATACCAGGATCGTTTGCGAACTTTCCTGTCATCAGCTGGAATACATGACTGTTTCCCCCCATATTGCTATTCTCACCAATCTCCATGAGGAGCATTTAGATCACTATGGCACTCTGGAAAAATATGTGCAGGCAAAGCGTCATATTTATTCAAACCAGAAGGAGGGAGACGTTCTTGTATGCAATGTGCAGTGTCTGCCAAAGAAGGGAACCTGCACCTCTAAGCTGATCGCAGCAAAGCCTTCTTTTGAGGAAACATTATTTGAAATACCAGGTGTTTCAGGACAGGAAGCAGTCCTGCCGGAACAGATCGATATCTGGAAAAAAATGGAGATCATACAGGAAAATGATGGAACAAAAGCCAGCTATGACGGTCATTTTATAAAGATCCCAACAGACCAGATCCGGCTTTTAGGACAGCACAATTATTTTGATATCGGCATTGCCTATGCAGTGTGCAGCCTTTTAAAAATAGAAGATACAGTATTTATCAATGGTCTTAAGTCCTATCAGCCGCTGCCTCACCGCTTACAGCCATTAGGGGAAAAAGACGGCATTAAATATTATGATGACTCTATTTCCACTATCTGTGAGACGACCATTCAGGCGTTAAATACACTGAAAGATGTGGATACAGTCCTCATAGGCGGCATGGACCGGGGGATCGATTACAGTGAACTGATTAATTTCCTTTCCGGACATAAGGTTCCCCATATTATCCTGATGGAAGCTACCGGAAAGCGTATTTTAGAGGAGATCCTGAATGGATATCCGGATTTTCAGGATAAAGACCGTCTGGTGCTGACGGATCATCTGGAGGATGCAGTAGCCAAAGCAAAAGAACTGACCAGACCAGGGCACAGCTGTCTTATGTCACCGGCAGCAGCCAGCTATGGTATTTTTAAAAACTTTGAAGAGCGGGGTGAAGTTTTTGCACGCCTGGTGTCTGGATCAGACAAGTTAATGTAA
- a CDS encoding MATE family efflux transporter, with amino-acid sequence MDNDYLIKKPPLQALFLFSLPMIIGNLFQQTYTMVDSAIVGRYVSEQALAAVGASYALTNIFICVAIGGGIGASVIVSRCFGAKEYGRMKTAVFTALLSFLGISLCLGVAGLVLGKQIMIWLNTPSDCLDMAAQYLRIYFLGLPFLFMYNVLSAMFNALGKSRIPLYFLIFSSVFNVALDIIMVTKMDMGVAGVAWATLIAQGISAVLSFAVLIKNLNDLEGKQKTLFDTMELSEMTRIAIPSILQQSTVSIGMMLVQSVVNGFGSEALAGFSAAMRIESICVVPMSAIGNAVSSYTAQNIGAQQKDRVVQGLHAASKMVIVCAAVICFFLEVFNRGMIGLFIGNEGTAVALSTGIGYLTFMGWFFCFIGFKMSVDGLLRGAGDMKMFTVANLVNLGIRVIIAITCAPRFGIAMVWCAVPVGWFANWAISYAEYRTGKWKTM; translated from the coding sequence ATGGATAATGATTATCTGATAAAAAAACCGCCCTTACAGGCGTTATTTTTATTTTCACTGCCAATGATTATAGGAAACCTGTTCCAGCAGACTTATACCATGGTAGACTCTGCCATTGTAGGCCGTTATGTCAGTGAGCAGGCTCTGGCAGCGGTAGGTGCTTCCTATGCACTGACCAACATCTTTATTTGTGTAGCCATTGGCGGCGGTATCGGTGCATCGGTGATCGTAAGCCGCTGTTTTGGTGCAAAAGAATACGGGAGAATGAAAACAGCTGTATTTACAGCTCTTTTATCCTTCCTTGGTATCAGCTTATGTCTTGGTGTGGCAGGTCTGGTCCTTGGAAAACAGATCATGATCTGGTTAAATACTCCGTCAGACTGTCTGGATATGGCAGCACAGTATTTGCGGATCTATTTTCTGGGACTGCCCTTCCTTTTTATGTACAACGTGCTTTCTGCCATGTTCAACGCACTGGGAAAATCCAGGATCCCACTGTATTTCCTGATATTCTCTTCTGTATTTAATGTAGCCCTTGATATTATCATGGTCACAAAAATGGATATGGGAGTAGCCGGTGTTGCATGGGCCACTTTGATCGCACAGGGAATTTCCGCTGTCCTTTCCTTTGCGGTTCTTATTAAAAACCTGAACGATCTGGAAGGAAAGCAGAAAACACTGTTTGATACAATGGAGCTGTCAGAAATGACCCGTATAGCTATTCCGTCTATTCTCCAGCAGTCTACTGTATCCATTGGTATGATGCTGGTACAGTCTGTAGTCAACGGCTTTGGTTCCGAGGCACTGGCAGGTTTTTCAGCAGCCATGCGTATTGAGTCCATCTGTGTTGTGCCAATGTCTGCCATCGGAAATGCCGTTTCATCCTATACAGCGCAAAATATCGGAGCACAGCAGAAAGACCGTGTCGTTCAGGGACTTCACGCAGCCAGTAAAATGGTCATTGTCTGTGCAGCAGTTATCTGCTTCTTTTTAGAGGTATTTAACCGGGGTATGATCGGACTGTTCATTGGAAATGAAGGAACGGCAGTTGCACTTTCCACAGGAATCGGTTATCTTACCTTTATGGGTTGGTTTTTCTGCTTTATTGGTTTTAAAATGTCAGTGGATGGCCTGCTGCGCGGTGCCGGTGATATGAAAATGTTTACCGTTGCCAATCTGGTAAACTTAGGAATCCGTGTGATCATCGCCATTACGTGTGCCCCAAGATTTGGCATTGCCATGGTCTGGTGCGCAGTTCCTGTGGGCTGGTTTGCAAACTGGGCCATCTCCTATGCAGAGTACCGCACAGGAAAATGGAAGACAATGTAA
- a CDS encoding spore maturation protein produces MGFLLFLSDLMVPLIIFYIVGFGILGKRQVFDDFLWGAKEGMGTVVQVVPSLVGLMTAVGVLRASGFLEFLSQILEAPATSLGLPGQIIPIAFVRLISNSAAVGLLLDLFKNYGPDSRIGLMASILMGSTETVLYCMSVYFGFVGISRTRYTLAGGLLAALVSLAVGVFLADRLVVL; encoded by the coding sequence ATGGGTTTTCTTTTGTTTTTATCAGATCTTATGGTTCCACTTATTATTTTTTATATTGTTGGTTTCGGCATTCTTGGAAAACGTCAGGTATTTGATGATTTTCTGTGGGGCGCAAAAGAAGGGATGGGCACTGTAGTTCAGGTAGTACCTTCTCTGGTGGGGCTGATGACCGCGGTAGGCGTACTTCGGGCTTCTGGATTTTTAGAATTTTTAAGTCAGATTTTAGAAGCACCGGCCACTTCCCTGGGTCTTCCGGGGCAAATTATCCCTATTGCATTTGTGCGTCTGATTTCCAACTCCGCCGCTGTGGGTCTGTTATTGGACTTGTTTAAAAATTATGGCCCGGACTCCCGGATCGGCCTTATGGCCTCCATTCTTATGGGAAGTACAGAAACTGTACTTTATTGCATGAGTGTATATTTTGGTTTTGTTGGTATCAGCCGTACCCGGTACACGCTTGCAGGGGGACTTTTGGCTGCGCTTGTCAGTCTGGCAGTGGGGGTATTTCTGGCTGACCGTCTGGTGGTTTTATAG